gatagagatgttacttattaatgagccccggccagatacaatagggcgacctggtgggttcattaaatctttgtggatttttggtaatatatataagcaaggagtaacaggaaattcaacagtgagaaatttatgtagcatttgatcaattatatcttcatctagagctgttttaataagtgaagtaattctttttgaaatatcctgtctaggatcattttttagtactctatatacattggtatctgctagTTGTCTGTAACATTCTCTCAAGTACAtatctgaatccataaccacgattgctccacccttatcagcaggttttatagtgagatcatggttatggatcaactcatctaatgccaccatatcaagagtagtcatattaggctgtttaaagctcaattcacacgtttgagacctaagtaaagcaatatctttctgtactagttctctaaaggtttctatcgcatgtgatgctataggaggttggaacacactcttattaaataaccccagttttttaagtgatagtatcggaagggtatcctgtattactgtattaacCGGTTGTGTTTCAAACCAGACCTTCAATTTAATAGATCTGACAAAACTGTAAATATCCAActctaattgaaaccaatcaatatgctgattagggcaaaatgacaacccttttgataataattgtaattgtgtatgagacaattgatgttgagagatatttaccactgtggTTTGGGCAGAGTCCTCTTGGTGCTGTCCTGCACCGGTTTCTGCCCTTTCTGATGAGTAGATTTTTGAaaacgggttcttccttcctctgcttctcctacgacctgctcgtctggttttcttctttttgatttgtccagtgggctggaatctaaaaaatcttCATTATTACTTGGAGGATATTTCTTAGTATGGAATTGATTACGGGAATCGCTTTTATTGAAAGCCGGTTCATTGCTTCTTTTGTTGTCACGTCTAAAGGCTCCATCAGCATAATTGAAAGAATTGTCCCAAGTGTAAACACGTCCCATagaataatctgtttgatcaCGGAACCATTTCTTCTTTTTGGTTTCTTCTATATCCATCCTCACTTTATTGAGCGTCATACGTAATTTCTCCATGTGTACATTAAAATCATCAGTTTGCACCAACGTTTTGAGTGTGTTCTCCAAATCTTGTACTTTCACCCTTAAAGATCTCAGATCTCT
This genomic stretch from Rhinoderma darwinii isolate aRhiDar2 chromosome 4, aRhiDar2.hap1, whole genome shotgun sequence harbors:
- the LOC142760968 gene encoding uncharacterized protein LOC142760968 gives rise to the protein MEQVNIPAGNVSSNTAAVFTEEDIERILSGAEGDVSFLSVPSITDIKRNLEFESRRLINVELHLLTLGQYYRNNMIPRGMRILLKPTMHMQHEEFRNKNEQLASKYALETILLNMDFLQRDLRSLRVKVQDLENTLKTLVQTDDFNVHMEKLRMTLNKVRMDIEETKKKKWFRDQTDYSMGRVYTWDNSFNYADGAFRRDNKRSNEPAFNKSDSRNQFHTKKYPPSNNEDFLDSSPLDKSKRRKPDEQVVGEAEEGRTRFQKSTHQKGQKPVQDSTKRTLPKPQ